The following coding sequences are from one Megamonas funiformis window:
- the rsmB gene encoding 16S rRNA (cytosine(967)-C(5))-methyltransferase RsmB — protein sequence MNAREVALNILNEVYTQQAYANISLSRHLQKNQLSDQDRRFITELVYGTVKAGDTLLWILKKFVNRPLNKIEPTIINILRLGIYQIVFMDKIPESAACNEAVNLAKKYSNQGSAKFVNGVLRNLIRQPEKYAMPTGNKASELAIREQHPLWLVKKFIHTFGSEAAIKLCQFNNTNAPLVLRTNTLKTTRQELITELINAGCEVIPSKLAPEGIICKTHTSLNQLAPLQNGFAQVQDESSMLVAHVVDPKPNEFIIDTCSAPGGKTTHMATLMQNKGKIIACDIYEHKLKLIQDNANRLGINIIEPKLLDAREIGNQYKNQADKVLVDAPCSGMGVLRRKPDSRWNKTAEIFEKLPPLQLAILESAARAVKPQGVLVYSTCTIMPQENIEIINQFLAKHPDFVLEDIRKYLPFKTKSKEKTLQLMPYKDNTDGFFIARMYKKV from the coding sequence ATGAACGCTCGTGAAGTTGCTTTAAATATTTTAAATGAAGTATATACTCAACAAGCTTATGCTAATATATCCCTATCACGCCATTTGCAAAAAAATCAATTATCCGACCAAGACCGCCGTTTCATCACTGAATTGGTTTATGGTACAGTAAAAGCAGGCGATACTCTACTTTGGATTTTAAAAAAATTTGTAAATAGACCTTTAAATAAAATTGAACCAACAATTATTAATATATTGCGATTAGGTATTTATCAAATTGTATTCATGGACAAAATTCCTGAATCAGCAGCTTGCAATGAAGCTGTAAATCTTGCTAAAAAATATTCTAATCAAGGTTCTGCAAAATTTGTAAATGGCGTTTTGCGTAACTTAATCCGCCAACCAGAAAAATACGCTATGCCTACAGGCAATAAAGCTAGTGAATTAGCTATCAGAGAACAACACCCTCTTTGGCTAGTAAAAAAATTCATTCATACTTTTGGTAGTGAAGCTGCTATCAAGCTTTGTCAATTCAATAATACTAATGCTCCACTTGTATTGCGTACCAATACTTTAAAAACAACACGACAAGAATTAATCACAGAGCTTATAAATGCAGGTTGTGAAGTTATTCCTTCCAAATTAGCACCAGAAGGAATTATTTGTAAAACACACACTTCTTTAAATCAACTAGCACCATTACAAAATGGTTTTGCCCAAGTGCAAGATGAAAGTTCTATGCTTGTAGCTCATGTAGTTGATCCTAAACCTAATGAATTTATCATTGATACATGTAGTGCCCCTGGTGGTAAAACTACACATATGGCTACTTTGATGCAAAATAAAGGAAAAATCATAGCTTGTGATATCTACGAACATAAATTAAAACTAATTCAAGATAATGCTAATAGATTAGGTATCAACATCATTGAGCCTAAATTATTAGATGCTCGTGAAATCGGCAATCAATATAAAAATCAAGCAGATAAAGTATTAGTTGATGCACCATGTTCTGGAATGGGCGTACTTCGCCGTAAACCTGACTCCCGCTGGAACAAAACAGCAGAAATCTTTGAAAAATTACCACCTCTTCAATTAGCTATCTTAGAGTCAGCTGCTCGGGCTGTAAAACCTCAAGGTGTATTAGTCTATAGTACTTGTACAATCATGCCACAAGAAAATATAGAAATCATTAATCAATTTTTAGCTAAACATCCAGATTTTGTTTTAGAAGATATCCGCAAATATTTACCATTTAAAACAAAAAGCAAAGAGAAAACATTACAATTAATGCCATATAAAGATAATACAGATGGCTTCTTTATAGCTCGTATGTACAAAAAAGTATAA
- a CDS encoding MTAP family purine nucleoside phosphorylase, translated as MNTQNIPQADFAIIGGSGTLSSNFPLGAKCDDVKIIQDRMVFDTPYGKTTELRLFEIAGTRVLTCKMHGWRSGVNRADASRQLFWTFREAGVKRIFSEGGVGTINKLLDTRDFLIPDDYLDMSIRKDVGLEGKYLLVMRDALCPQMREELIKNTHKHFSGRIFTRGTYANTDGRHFESPAEIAMLNGHADIVGQSICPEVYLAREIGACYAGLYYVVNYGEGIKPWSHQVLEDIFYDDAPMISKILLDTIRSLAQQDRNCECLSLRKETLLKGIYDD; from the coding sequence ATGAATACACAAAACATTCCTCAAGCCGATTTTGCCATTATCGGTGGTTCTGGCACATTATCCAGCAATTTTCCATTAGGTGCTAAATGTGATGATGTAAAAATAATTCAAGACCGCATGGTTTTTGATACACCTTATGGCAAAACTACTGAACTTCGCTTATTTGAAATAGCAGGTACACGCGTTTTAACTTGTAAAATGCATGGTTGGAGAAGTGGTGTCAATCGTGCTGATGCTTCCCGCCAATTATTCTGGACTTTCCGCGAAGCCGGTGTAAAACGCATTTTCTCTGAAGGTGGCGTAGGTACTATCAATAAATTATTAGATACTAGAGATTTTCTCATTCCTGATGATTATCTTGATATGTCCATTCGCAAAGATGTTGGACTTGAAGGCAAATATTTACTTGTTATGCGTGATGCACTTTGCCCTCAAATGCGTGAAGAATTAATCAAAAATACACATAAGCATTTCAGCGGTAGAATTTTTACACGTGGCACTTATGCTAATACAGACGGTCGCCATTTTGAAAGCCCTGCGGAAATCGCTATGTTAAATGGTCATGCAGATATCGTAGGTCAATCCATCTGCCCTGAAGTATATCTCGCTCGTGAAATTGGAGCTTGTTATGCTGGTCTTTATTATGTAGTAAATTATGGCGAAGGTATCAAACCATGGTCTCATCAAGTATTAGAAGATATCTTCTATGATGATGCACCTATGATCAGCAAAATTCTTTTAGATACAATTCGTTCTTTAGCCCAACAAGATAGAAATTGCGAATGTTTATCTTTACGTAAAGAAACTTTATTAAAAGGCATTTATGACGATTAA
- the mqnE gene encoding aminofutalosine synthase MqnE: MNINQQAITKAQNRERLSFDEALYLYKHADILDLATWARKAKERHSQKEVYYNINRHINLSNICTANCPLCAFSCEDGDKRGFVLTKEDVETKIKDTIAHVKGLTEIHIVSSLHPTNDFNYYIEIIKSIKKLLPNVHIQAFTPVEIVHFAKISQKSIYEVLTILQQAGLDSLPGGGAEILNDEIRAKICPNKANTQEWIETIKTAHKLGMKTNASELYGHIETIEQRLQHLFTLREIQDETHGFQAFISFPFHPQNTQLDNIKPITSYESLRFIAISRLVLDNIPHIKAFWMMLTLPIAQLALAFGADDLDGTVEEEQIIHAAGAKTGQKMTTAQLQKIITETGYTPVQRDSLYRKIK; encoded by the coding sequence ATGAATATCAATCAACAAGCTATAACAAAAGCTCAAAATAGAGAGCGTTTATCTTTTGATGAAGCACTATATCTATACAAACACGCTGATATTTTAGACTTAGCTACATGGGCAAGAAAAGCCAAAGAACGTCATAGCCAAAAAGAAGTCTATTATAATATCAACCGCCATATAAATTTATCCAATATCTGCACTGCTAATTGTCCTCTATGTGCTTTCTCTTGCGAAGATGGTGATAAACGAGGTTTTGTCTTAACTAAAGAAGATGTTGAAACTAAAATCAAAGATACTATCGCTCATGTCAAAGGATTAACAGAAATACACATTGTAAGCTCTCTACATCCTACTAATGATTTTAATTACTATATAGAAATCATCAAATCCATAAAAAAACTTTTACCTAACGTGCATATTCAAGCTTTTACACCTGTGGAAATAGTTCATTTTGCCAAGATTTCCCAAAAAAGCATTTACGAAGTCTTAACTATTTTACAACAAGCAGGTCTTGATTCTCTCCCAGGTGGTGGAGCTGAAATTTTAAATGATGAAATCCGTGCTAAAATCTGCCCAAATAAAGCCAATACACAAGAATGGATTGAAACTATAAAAACAGCTCATAAACTCGGTATGAAAACTAATGCTTCTGAACTCTATGGTCATATTGAAACTATAGAACAAAGATTACAGCATTTATTCACACTTAGAGAAATTCAAGATGAAACACATGGCTTCCAAGCTTTTATTTCATTCCCATTTCATCCGCAAAATACTCAATTAGACAATATAAAACCTATTACATCTTATGAAAGCTTGCGTTTTATCGCTATTTCTCGACTCGTATTGGATAACATTCCTCATATCAAAGCCTTTTGGATGATGCTCACCTTGCCTATCGCTCAATTAGCCCTTGCCTTTGGTGCTGATGATTTAGATGGTACAGTTGAAGAAGAACAAATCATTCATGCTGCTGGCGCTAAAACAGGTCAAAAAATGACTACTGCACAATTGCAAAAAATCATCACCGAAACAGGCTATACACCTGTTCAACGTGATTCTTTATATCGAAAAATAAAATAA
- a CDS encoding P-loop NTPase fold protein, which translates to MNINNDKLINIVTDYLLEDRYTQAILIDGKWGTGKTFFVKEKLIPTLKNDSSLKYTNIYYLSLYDIKDLNELTNKIYLTLFENFFKNKFGEKRGKNITNKLNLFSKAINIGLNALNNSNILGFNITKDDLPKFEDLIDLKNISLFLDDVERCKIDINELLSFINTLTEQNNIKVVLIANEEEINYTQFYNNLPEKYMLTLNEKIDFNKLSTDNNQKKNN; encoded by the coding sequence ATGAATATAAATAATGATAAACTAATAAATATTGTTACAGATTATTTATTAGAAGACAGATATACACAAGCTATTTTAATAGATGGCAAATGGGGTACAGGAAAAACTTTCTTTGTAAAAGAAAAGCTTATACCTACCTTAAAAAATGATAGTTCTCTAAAATATACTAATATATATTATCTATCGCTGTATGATATAAAAGACCTTAACGAACTAACTAACAAAATATATTTAACTCTATTTGAAAATTTCTTTAAAAATAAATTTGGAGAAAAACGAGGAAAAAATATAACTAATAAATTAAATTTATTTTCAAAAGCAATAAATATAGGATTAAACGCACTTAATAATTCAAATATTTTAGGATTTAACATAACTAAAGATGATTTACCTAAATTTGAAGATCTTATAGATTTAAAAAATATCTCATTATTCTTAGATGATGTCGAACGATGTAAAATAGATATTAATGAATTACTTAGCTTCATAAATACATTAACTGAACAAAATAATATAAAAGTTGTTCTTATTGCTAATGAAGAAGAGATAAATTATACCCAATTTTATAATAATCTTCCTGAAAAATATATGTTAACACTAAACGAAAAAATAGACTTTAACAAATTATCTACTGATAATAATCAAAAAAAGAACAATTAG
- the mqnE gene encoding aminofutalosine synthase MqnE, with protein MINTLDKIEQKILNNERLTKEDGLALFASNDLARIGYLADLVRKRISGDYVYYNVNCHLNLTNICTALCDFCAFGCEATDKKAYAMTMEQIYNKVANACKDPNMKNLHIVSGLHPDWPFSYYVDIIKMLKKEFPQLHLKGFTGVEITHFAKISGKSIREVLQELKDAGIEAMPGGGAEILNDRIRQKLCPNKATAQEWLEVSRTAHQLGIKTNASMLYGHIETIEERVNHLITLRNLQDETGGIQTFICFPFHPANTKLGKTVHRTNVWDDLKTMAICRLMLDNIHNIKAYWVMLTLPIAQLALGFGANDVDGTISEEKIMHDAGANSPKALTRDNLINLIKQTGRIPAECDCNFNIIRTY; from the coding sequence GTGATTAATACATTAGATAAAATAGAACAAAAGATTTTAAATAATGAGCGTCTAACAAAAGAAGATGGGTTGGCTCTTTTTGCTTCCAATGACCTTGCTCGCATAGGTTATCTTGCAGATTTAGTACGTAAACGTATCAGCGGAGATTACGTTTATTACAATGTAAATTGTCATTTAAATTTAACTAATATTTGCACAGCTCTTTGTGATTTTTGTGCTTTCGGTTGTGAAGCTACAGATAAAAAAGCGTATGCTATGACTATGGAGCAAATTTATAATAAAGTAGCCAATGCTTGCAAAGATCCAAATATGAAAAATCTTCATATTGTAAGTGGATTACATCCTGATTGGCCTTTTTCTTATTATGTAGATATCATTAAAATGCTCAAAAAAGAATTTCCTCAACTTCATTTAAAAGGTTTTACTGGCGTGGAAATCACTCATTTTGCTAAGATTTCTGGAAAATCCATTCGTGAAGTATTACAAGAATTAAAAGATGCAGGCATTGAAGCTATGCCAGGTGGTGGAGCTGAAATTTTAAATGACCGAATTCGTCAGAAACTCTGCCCTAATAAAGCTACAGCTCAAGAATGGTTAGAAGTTTCTCGCACTGCTCATCAGCTTGGTATCAAGACAAACGCTTCCATGCTCTATGGTCATATTGAAACTATTGAAGAACGTGTCAACCATTTAATCACACTTCGCAATCTTCAAGATGAAACAGGTGGCATTCAGACATTTATTTGCTTCCCATTCCACCCTGCCAATACAAAATTAGGTAAAACTGTTCATCGCACTAATGTTTGGGACGATTTAAAAACTATGGCTATCTGTAGATTAATGCTTGATAATATTCATAATATCAAAGCATATTGGGTAATGCTCACTTTACCTATCGCTCAATTAGCTTTAGGCTTTGGTGCAAATGATGTAGACGGCACTATCAGCGAAGAAAAAATTATGCACGATGCTGGAGCAAATTCACCAAAAGCACTCACTCGTGATAATTTAATCAATTTAATTAAACAAACAGGCAGAATACCTGCTGAATGTGATTGCAATTTCAATATAATCAGAACATATTAA
- a CDS encoding AEC family transporter has product MDNLIFSLNATIPVFLMMVLGMIFRKIGLFDEAFITKMNKFVFVVALPALLFEDIGSANFYEAWDTTYVLYCFGATLLSILISFFISIPFRKNVSQGEFVQAAYRSSAAIIGMAFVQNIYGDYGMASLMIIGTVPLYNVMAVVVLALLKPGQSSLTFALMKKTIKGIITNPIILGIVVGVIWSLLKIPTPVIVHKTVSLLAVLATPMGLMAMGAAFKFQGFSQNIKPIIVCSVMKLVVFVVLFMPFAIYLGFTESKLVAALIMLGSATTVSCYIMARNMGHDGNLTAGTVMLTTLGSAFSLTFWLYVLKCMNLV; this is encoded by the coding sequence ATGGATAATTTGATTTTTAGCTTGAATGCGACTATACCAGTCTTTTTGATGATGGTATTGGGTATGATTTTTCGTAAAATAGGATTATTTGATGAAGCTTTTATTACAAAAATGAATAAATTTGTATTTGTGGTGGCTTTGCCTGCATTATTATTTGAAGATATTGGCTCAGCTAATTTTTATGAAGCTTGGGATACTACATATGTTTTATACTGTTTTGGGGCAACTTTGCTTAGTATATTGATTTCTTTTTTTATTTCTATACCTTTTAGAAAAAATGTTTCTCAAGGTGAATTTGTGCAGGCTGCATATCGCAGTAGTGCTGCTATAATCGGTATGGCTTTTGTACAAAATATTTATGGTGATTATGGTATGGCGTCTTTGATGATAATAGGTACGGTGCCTTTGTATAATGTGATGGCGGTTGTTGTATTGGCCTTATTGAAACCTGGTCAAAGTAGTTTAACTTTTGCCTTGATGAAAAAAACTATTAAAGGTATTATTACTAATCCTATTATATTAGGTATAGTAGTGGGCGTTATTTGGTCACTTTTGAAAATTCCAACTCCAGTGATTGTACATAAGACTGTATCTTTGCTTGCTGTTTTGGCTACACCTATGGGGCTTATGGCTATGGGAGCAGCATTTAAGTTTCAAGGATTTAGTCAAAATATAAAGCCTATTATTGTTTGTAGTGTTATGAAATTAGTTGTATTTGTAGTGTTATTTATGCCATTTGCTATTTATTTAGGCTTTACAGAAAGTAAATTGGTCGCAGCATTGATTATGTTGGGTTCAGCTACAACTGTAAGCTGCTATATCATGGCGAGGAATATGGGACACGACGGTAATTTGACTGCTGGAACAGTAATGCTAACAACTCTTGGAAGTGCGTTTTCATTGACTTTTTGGCTCTATGTGTTAAAGTGTATGAACTTAGTATGA
- the mqnC gene encoding cyclic dehypoxanthinyl futalosine synthase: MNRLSDKEAIDLLKHGDILELGQQANKIRQEKHPGNTVTFIVDRNINYTNVCLNECRFCAFFRRENRKDAYLLPIETILQKVKETQEAGGTQVMLQGGLHPSLPFEYYLNMINTIKTAFPDIVIHSFSPAEILHFSKIANKSIKETLQDLRSAGLASLPGGGAEILVDRVRKIVSPKKIMTDDWLKVMETAHSIGMESTATMVLGLGETIEERIEHMRRVRDLQDKTGGFRAFIMWTFQPGNTQLGGNKLSSWEYLKTLAVSRLYFDNISHIQGSWVTQGQQIGQITLAFGADDLGSIMLEENVVRAAGTAYQMSIDKMVNTIEKADFKAAQRDTEYNIIRRF, from the coding sequence ATGAACAGACTTTCTGATAAAGAAGCTATTGACCTTTTAAAACATGGTGATATTTTAGAATTAGGTCAACAAGCGAATAAAATTCGCCAAGAAAAACACCCTGGCAATACTGTTACTTTCATTGTAGACCGCAATATCAACTACACTAATGTTTGCCTTAATGAATGTCGTTTCTGTGCTTTTTTCCGTCGCGAAAATCGCAAAGACGCTTATTTATTGCCAATAGAAACTATTTTACAAAAAGTAAAGGAAACTCAAGAAGCTGGTGGTACGCAAGTCATGTTACAAGGAGGACTACACCCTTCTTTACCTTTTGAATATTACCTAAATATGATTAATACCATTAAAACAGCCTTTCCTGATATTGTAATCCATTCTTTTTCTCCTGCGGAAATACTTCATTTTTCCAAGATAGCTAATAAATCTATCAAAGAAACTCTACAAGATTTACGTTCTGCTGGTCTTGCTTCACTTCCAGGTGGTGGAGCTGAAATCTTAGTTGACCGCGTGCGTAAAATTGTAAGCCCTAAAAAAATCATGACAGATGATTGGCTAAAAGTAATGGAAACTGCTCACTCTATCGGCATGGAAAGTACAGCTACTATGGTTTTAGGACTCGGCGAAACTATTGAAGAACGCATTGAACATATGCGACGTGTCCGCGACCTTCAAGATAAAACAGGTGGCTTCAGAGCTTTCATCATGTGGACTTTCCAACCTGGAAATACTCAATTAGGTGGCAATAAATTATCCTCATGGGAATATCTAAAAACTCTAGCCGTATCTAGACTCTATTTTGATAATATCTCTCATATTCAAGGCTCTTGGGTTACACAAGGTCAACAAATTGGACAAATAACATTAGCCTTTGGTGCTGATGATTTAGGTAGTATCATGCTTGAAGAAAATGTCGTTCGTGCAGCCGGTACTGCTTATCAAATGTCCATTGACAAAATGGTAAATACAATCGAAAAAGCTGATTTTAAAGCAGCTCAACGTGATACAGAATATAATATCATTCGTCGATTTTAA
- the rlmN gene encoding 23S rRNA (adenine(2503)-C(2))-methyltransferase RlmN: protein MTNIFGLNLTELTSLITDLNLPKFRAKQIIEWLYQKHATSFNEMTNLSKDLREKLAQEFTIERAKSCDRLDSSDGKTTKFLLEFGDGIGVETVLMRQPYGNSICVSSQAGCNMGCSFCASTLHGMARNLSTGEILAQAMFIQELLNQTGEQINNIVIMGSGEPMLNYDNVLNFIRLVHEPYCLNLGYRNITISTSGIVPGINKLAQENLPITLSISLHAPNNELRTELMPINKRYPIEEVIKAAVNYANTTKRRITYEYILIDKYNDNMTEAVELCKLLKNQLALANVNLIPINPVKERNYNRPSLARIKAFAKYLNDHHLTATIRQEMGTDIQAACGQLRNKHLAK from the coding sequence ATGACCAATATTTTTGGCTTAAATTTAACTGAACTTACTTCACTAATCACAGATTTAAACCTACCAAAATTTAGAGCAAAACAAATTATTGAGTGGCTCTATCAAAAACATGCTACATCTTTTAATGAAATGACCAATCTTTCTAAAGATTTACGTGAAAAATTGGCACAAGAATTTACTATTGAACGTGCAAAATCTTGTGATAGACTAGACTCCAGTGATGGCAAAACAACTAAATTTTTATTAGAATTTGGCGATGGTATCGGTGTAGAAACAGTTTTAATGCGTCAACCTTATGGCAATAGTATCTGTGTTTCTTCTCAAGCAGGTTGTAATATGGGCTGTAGTTTCTGTGCTTCTACGCTTCACGGCATGGCTAGAAACTTATCCACAGGTGAAATTTTAGCTCAAGCAATGTTCATTCAAGAATTATTAAATCAAACAGGCGAACAAATCAATAATATAGTAATCATGGGTTCTGGTGAGCCTATGCTCAATTATGATAATGTATTAAACTTCATTCGTTTAGTACATGAGCCTTATTGCTTAAATTTAGGTTATCGCAATATCACAATTTCCACATCTGGTATCGTGCCGGGAATAAATAAATTAGCTCAAGAAAATCTACCTATTACCTTATCAATTTCCTTACATGCACCGAATAATGAATTGCGTACAGAGCTAATGCCTATAAACAAACGCTATCCTATTGAAGAAGTAATTAAAGCTGCTGTAAATTATGCTAATACTACTAAAAGACGCATAACTTATGAATATATCTTAATTGATAAATACAATGATAACATGACTGAAGCAGTAGAATTATGTAAACTCTTAAAAAATCAATTAGCATTAGCTAATGTGAACTTAATCCCTATCAATCCAGTCAAAGAGCGTAATTACAATCGTCCTTCTTTAGCTAGAATAAAAGCTTTCGCTAAGTATTTAAATGACCATCATCTCACAGCTACCATTCGTCAAGAAATGGGCACAGATATTCAAGCAGCATGTGGTCAATTGCGTAATAAACATTTAGCAAAATAA
- a CDS encoding zinc-ribbon domain-containing protein, whose amino-acid sequence MIIIFCPNCGNQINDNEKFCSKCGNQIKQDSQDNNEQMKQSEKTISNNISQNVDTEKNYTKYKYIGIFIAVILLLGLVSFGAYSYFAHKDTKQVEQNVTVEQNKENTASEDKNNAVKEDVKQPVEDIVNLEYTQNDKFILGDKEVAKISFKNVGNNCSVMLDDKNQVLMNFYTDVLVPDLSIKEIKLANSDKLFYEVKCTAGAHAKLEGYWLVGKKDDKWTVFISMDNLKSFGINPDKYYNMDNKIVNGKLIINCFHLEVPEGKSMAEGKKVDDCYVKVDWDNNKQTFRMY is encoded by the coding sequence ATGATTATTATTTTTTGTCCTAATTGTGGTAACCAGATAAATGATAATGAAAAATTTTGTTCTAAATGTGGAAATCAAATTAAGCAAGATAGCCAAGATAATAATGAGCAAATGAAGCAAAGTGAAAAAACAATAAGTAACAATATCAGTCAAAATGTAGATACTGAAAAGAATTATACAAAATATAAGTATATAGGTATTTTTATCGCTGTAATTTTATTACTAGGGTTGGTTTCTTTTGGTGCGTATAGTTATTTTGCTCATAAAGATACAAAACAAGTTGAGCAAAATGTAACGGTAGAGCAAAATAAAGAAAATACTGCAAGTGAAGATAAAAATAATGCAGTTAAAGAAGATGTTAAACAACCAGTAGAGGATATTGTTAATTTAGAATATACTCAAAATGATAAATTTATATTAGGCGATAAGGAAGTAGCTAAGATATCTTTTAAAAATGTAGGTAATAATTGCTCAGTTATGCTAGATGATAAAAATCAAGTTTTAATGAATTTTTATACAGATGTATTAGTACCAGATTTAAGTATAAAAGAGATAAAATTGGCAAATTCCGATAAACTTTTCTATGAAGTAAAATGTACAGCAGGGGCTCATGCAAAATTAGAAGGTTATTGGCTAGTAGGCAAAAAAGATGACAAGTGGACTGTATTTATTTCTATGGATAATCTAAAGAGTTTTGGTATAAATCCAGATAAGTATTATAATATGGATAATAAAATTGTAAATGGAAAACTCATCATCAATTGTTTTCATTTAGAAGTTCCTGAAGGAAAATCTATGGCGGAAGGTAAAAAAGTTGATGATTGCTATGTAAAAGTAGATTGGGATAATAATAAACAGACTTTTAGAATGTATTGA